The Nostoc sp. 'Peltigera membranacea cyanobiont' N6 genome contains the following window.
CTATGATGTTGCCTTCTGGACTAATTACAGCTTGAAAACTCAAGTCTTGACGCTGCGTTGCTAAGGCTAAAACTATTACCGGATCGACTACATAACGATTTAAACCCAAGCGAATTTTTTCTTGAGCTTCTTCCAAAGTTAAACCTTGTAAGAAAACTGTTCCCAGTAACGGCACCACAATATTACCTTCTGGGTTGATTAAAGCTTGAAAGCCCAAATCTGGAAAGCGCTGAACCGAAACGCTAATTCCATCTCCTATGCCTAAGCGGTATGGGCCGGGGGGACGCTGAAGCACGATGCCAATTCCATCTCCTGGCCCCAACAGGTAGCGGCTGAGTTGTGGGGAAATTTCGTTATTTGCACCTGGAGGTACAAACTCAGTACCTGGCACAGGCGATGGGGGTTGTCTTGGTGATTGTCCTTGAGGTGGAAAAGGCTGGGCAACAACAAGTTGGATAGGTGTTATTAAGAAAACTCCTACTTGAAGACTGACAAAACACAGGGCGCTGAATCCACGCATATAATAACTGGGAGCTACGAACATCGGTGTAAAAATACTGATATAGAAATTAGTCGCGCCGAGTGGTTATTTTACTCTAAAAATGTCCTATGTGTCTCTTGTATCTGCAAGTATTTACCAAGAAAAAGAGAATAATTTTGCTAAATTGAATTTCTAATATCAATTTTTTTGGAAGCTGCGGTAAGACAAGGGGCAAAATCCTTTTATTCCATGTAAACTCATAGATAATCGCTATAACTTCTATATTGTTAACATCTTTTAGCTGAGTTTTAGCCTGAATAAATTATAGAGATACTGTTGATAAATCTCTGCACAAATACATGTGTAATAGACTCTACAAAGCGCCTGCCATCAATTCAGCTTGCACTGTTTCTCCGATAGACTGGGCTAAAGGCCAAGATGTTTCTACTTGCCCTAAAGGTTCCATTGGGATCAGAATGCTTACACTTACCCAGGGAATGCGTTGCTTACGCCACTGGGCCAATTGATCTGCCAAGAACCAGTGAAAAGGTGATGGATTCCCACCGTCTGGCATAGCGTACCATTGCAAGACAGCGAAGGTTTGCTGTGGTGTGGCGGCGCGAAAAAACCTAGCTTCTACTTTAGTTCCAAGATTAGAAGCCGACTTTGCAGGCGGTTTCACAGTAAATTCAGCAGAACGAAATTGAGCTACATCCCACTTTCCCCAGCGTGACCTTCCCCAGCCGTTAACATCTGTCCACTCTACTTCTGGTTGATCCATAGGCCCATTTTGCGGCAGCAAAAGCAGGATTGCCTGGGATTGAGAACCTTGTTTTTTAAGTAGCTGTAAAGACCATTTATGTTCGCCAATTTGCTGGTCTGCTTGTTCAATAGTTTGCCAACCAGGAAGGGTCAACCCAGTGTTGCGGATCTCTTTTAACTCGTTGAGGGTAGCAATAGGTGGGGGCTGTTTCCATTGCCAGTGTCCTGTCAGATATCCAGGAACCCCTCCTATTGCTAGTAGCAGTAGCAGTAATAAAAGTGCTGCTACTTGACTCAATTGGTTTTCCTTGAAAAACTTGGAGAAGGAAATCATCAGTAAAATTTGTAATACTTAGGCAGAATTTTACTTCATAAAATCACACCATGAGTTCAGTAATATTTATGAGTAGAGAATTAAGTGGGAGAGCAGGGAGAAAAGAAATTAACCCATACCCCATGCCCAATACTCCTAACTTTCCGCTTCTTGCTGAGTTTCTTGAGATGCTGAAAAATAGCTAGCCAGCCAATTCAGTAAGGGCACTAATGACACCAGCATACAAGCAGAGTAGACATCACCACCCCAACCCTCATGGAGCCATTTAAAAGCTGCTTCTTGACCTGTGCCGTGAAAGAAAGTCAGTAAAGTATTACGAATGATATTCGCAATAATACTAACGATCGCAGCAAGAGATAAAAACGATATAGTTGTGCGGCGTGAAGACAAAGCGTCTGTCCAATAAAGCAGCATCAAGCCTACGTAGAGAGTAGTAAACAACATTTTCAGCCCAGCACAATAGGGAGCAACTTCCACAATCCTTCCTCCCACATAGAGATTTACCTCGTTTACGGTTACATCCATACCAAATTGATTCAGGATGAAGCCTGCTGTACCAGCGATGAAGCTTTGAAGAGGCAAGGTATAGGGAGCAATCAGATATGGCATTGCTGTTGGGGTTGCCAAAAATACTAATAGCAGGGGGAATCCTTGCGATCGCAAACCTGCTATTCCTTTAAACCATAGGCATAATCCTACCAAAATAACGGGCAAGGAAAGGTTAACCCACTCCATAACACCGCTAAGGTAAAAAACTGCCCCGAATAACAAGAAAACAGCGCTCAAAGGATGGATGGTATCTGGCAAACGTTTCCACTTTTTCCGGTTCATCCAGACTAGATAAGCCGCAAATGGTAAACCAATAATTCCGTGGCTGAAATATTCGTGTTCTGTACTGATATTTTTGTGCAGCCAACCATCGAACCAGTGTAGCAATATAGGAGCAAAAAGCAGCAGCAAAACGCCTATAATAGCTAGATTTAATAAGTCTGAGGCGTTTCTATTTTTTATCTGTTGCTGGAGTGCCATGATTTTTATTAGTCATTGGTCATTGGTCATTGGTCATTTGCAAAGGACAAAGGACAAATATCTAATTGTTAGATGTACATATAAGTATGAATTAACATCAGGCTACCACGCTGCCAAGGTCGGCAGTGGAGGGTTCATCTACCTTAGAAGTTGTTGAGACTGCATGAGCGATCGCAGCTACAACTTCTTTAACTTGGCTACTGCTCAAACCAGGATACATCGGTAATGATAAGATTTGCTGTGAGAGTTTTTCTGCTTCTGGAAAATCTCCTGGCTGGTAGCCTAAGTTAGTGAATGCCGGTTGGAGATGACAAGGAATTGGGTAGTGAATGCCAGTTTGAATTCCTACTGCTGTGAGTTTTTCCTGGAGTTGCTGGCGCTCTATCGGGCAAGAATCATCAATTTTAATCACATAAAGATGATAAACGTGTCCTGTACCACTTTGGTTTTCTATAGGGATAATACCAGTAGTTGCCAAGGGCGCTAGTTCGCTATCATACTGTTGGGCTATAGTTAAGCGATCGCGATTCCACTGTGGCAAATATGGTAATTTTCGGTGCAAAACTGCTGCTTGTAAAGTATCCAAGCGGCTATTCGTACCTGCTTCAGTATGAAAATACTTTTGCGATGCACCGTAATTTCGCAAGCGCACCATCTTCTGGGCTACATCTGAATCTCGTGTCAGCAGCATTCCTCCATCCCCAAATGCTCCCAAATTTTTGCTGGGATAGAAACTAAAAGCTGCTGCTATTCCTACTGAACCAGCGTGATATCCGTCTCTTTCGGCGAGGTGTGCTTGGGCGGCATCTTCAAAAATTAGTAGTTTGTAGGTATCGGCAAAGTTTATTAGTTCGCGTGGTGATACCATTTGACCATAAAGATGCACAGGGATTATTGCTTTGGTCTGAGGTGTAATTGCCTTTGCTGCTTTTCTTAAGTCAATTAAAGCAGTTTGGCGATCGCAATCTACCAGAATTGGCTTTGCGCCAGCCCGGATAACCCCAATCAAGGTGGCGATAAAAGTGTTTGCTGGTAAAATCACTTCATCACCAGCACCAATATTACACGCTTGCAATCCAAGAGCGATCGCATCTGTTCCTGATGCAACACCAACCCCATAAGCTGCCCCAGAAACTGCCGCAAATGCTGCTTCAAAATCTGAGAGTGCTTGCCCTAAAATAAAATCTCCCTGTTCCAATACAGATTGGATTGCATCTTGTAATTGCGTTTGAATTGGTTCGTGTTGTAACTTCAGGTCTACAAAAGGAACTCTAATGGTCATTTTATTCATTACCAATTGTCCTCAAAAAATATTTCCTCGGATGCAAAAATAGAAAAGCCTGCACAATTTTCAGCATGAAATTGTAATAGGTTTAATCTATTGAATCGAGACTTGTATTACTTGTATTAACTATCTAGGATTATCAGCCATCGGTACTAGCTGCCATAAGTAAAAATGGCTATAAAAGTTACATGCGTATAATTTTTGTAAGTAAATTTACCTTGAATATTCCAGTCAGAATCTTTCCTTCTGTACATAAAGAATTACAGCTCCTTTCTATTGTATTCTTAGCATTAGCTTACCCTGGTTGAATCCAAATCTAACGCAGTCTGACTGTAAAATCTTAAGCAACAAAGGCTACACCAGTGCTAAATAAAGAACATTCAGCACCAGTAGCTAGTAACTTGTAGATACCGCGTCGCCGACTTAATGGAAGGGGTAAAAAATTTTTGCCCCAAATTTGTTTGTCAGAGGCAAAATTAGGGAATGCTTAAAAATAGCAATTGATAACCTAGAAATAGAGCTTATATCAATTCACAAGATCGAGAAATTATTAAGGTAGCAGTGGCAATGATAGAGCCTGAAAACAAATTATTTGCCCTAAAGGATGGTTGGGATTCTCATGAATCAAGAGAACAACAACGCCTCAAAGCTTTGTCAGATTTAGGTTTGCGGCAACCAGAAACGATTCCGGTTTTTGAAGAAGCCACACAGACTGCTGCCCACTTTTTGGAAGCGCCAATTTCCATATTGGGATTTGTAGATCAAGAACGTCACTGGTTCAAGTCATCGGTGGGCTTATCTAGGCTAGGGCTAATGAATCATTTAGCACAAAGCCGCCAACTGTCACGCCGGGAATCATTCTGCACTCAGGTAGTAGAGAGTCTTCAAATATTTGTAATTAATGATACTCATAAACTTACAGACCCAGTGCTTGCTAGCAGCAAATTGGTGCAGGATTATGGCATTCGTGCTTACTTAGGAGCGCCACTAATTGATGCTGAAGGACATTGTTTGGGTGCATTGGCGGTGATGGATTTAGTGCCGCGCAATTTTACAAACCGAGACATTGAGTTTTTACAAATCATAGCTCGTTGGAGCATGAGTGAATTTGAGCGTAACCGACTCCTGCAAGGGAAACTCGAATCAAGCACTGCTGCGATACCTCCTATATTTTCACTCAATGACGAACGGAACACAGAGATTAAAATCACCGCACCCACTAAAGATAGCGACTCTGTTTCTACCAAGCAACTGAAGTTAGAACTTTTAGGTCAGCTAACTCAGGAGTTACGCACGCCCTTAACATCTGTACTCGGTATGGCTGGCGTTTTAGGACGTGAGATTTATGGGCCTTTGACGACTAAGCAAAGAGAATATTTGGAAATTATCCAACACAGTGGTCGATATTTACTTTCCCTAGTAAATGAAATTACTGAACTAGGAGCTATGGATGACAACTCAACTGTACTTAATCTAGCTCCTGTGGATATCGAAATGCTGTGTCAACAAGCTATCAATACTTTAGAAGAAGTGGCTAATCGGCGCGAGCAAGATATTCGCCTCTCTATAGAACCGGGACGCAATCGCATTTGGCCTTTAGATAAAGAAAAGGTGCGACAAATCCTTTATCACCTGGTTTTCAGTGTGATTCAACTTTCGGCTACAGGTAGCGTTGTTCGCATTCATGTATCTTACAAGGAAGATACACTCAACATTACTATTTGGGTTTCCCATCCCTGGTTAGGGGATGGCATAACAGAGGTCGATCCCTACTTCCGTCTCAATTCTTTGTCGCTGCTAGAGTTAACAGGCGAAGTAGCAAGTTACAATACTCATACAGAAAGCCAGAAGCAACTAGATACTTCATCTGTAGCAGTGGAAAATTCAAAAAACTTGAGTGATTCTCACTCAAATTTCTTTGCTGCTAGTTCAGGGATAAATTTAGCTAAATCAACTGGAACTCTTTCTCGTGAAAGCTTGGGGCTATTGCTAAGTTGTCAACTGGCAGAGTTGCACAGGGGACAAATTTTGATTCAAGGTTCACCCGAATCAGGATATCGTTATGTGCTTTCTTTGCCACTCCAACTGGCAACTCCCTCACAAGCTATTAGCGATGTCTAAATTATTGGGATTGGGATTGGGAAAGAGGTATTTTCAACTATATTGTTGAGTACTAAGTACATGAAGGGCTATCTTAATTTGATATTGGCTGAAGGTTTCGGATTAAAGGTAGTAGCTGATGGCTAAAAATAAGAGCGCTATAACGCGATGTGCAATCTCTGTTATTACCTTTTTATAGCCATAAGCATTATGATCGATTCCAAGTTCTGCGTCGGCAGGCTAATCGATCGCAATGTTTTTTATGAATTTAGTCTGGCAACGATTTACTTTATCATCTTTACCGCTCAAAGAATATCTTGCTACCAGTTACGTACACCGTTATCTGGTCGGACTGTTAAGTCCTTGGCGGCAAACCAGCATCTTACTTCAGTGGGGAGATGCGACAGCAGCTGCTTTACTCAGCTTAATATATGCCCTTGCACCTTTTGCTTCGAGTACGTTAGTAGGTTTGTTACTGGTGGCTTGTGTGGGATTTTGGTTGTTGTTAACTTTATCTGATGAAGTCACACCAGCAAATGTCTCGTCAGTCACTCCCATTCACCTGCTGGTATTGCTCTATTGGGGAATTGCTGTCATCGCAACAGCATTATCACCAGTGAAAAAGGCGGCACTTAACGACTTGGGAACGTTGACCTTGTATTTGCTACTATTTGCCCTTTGTGCCAGGGTACTAAGGTCGCCTCGTCTCCGGTCTTGGATTATCATTCTTTACCTGCATGTATCGTTAATTGTCAGTGTCTATGGATTGCGGCAATGGTTTTTTGGAGCCACAGCACTGGCAACTTGGGTCGATCCTGAATCTCCTCTGTCTAAGACTACAAGAGTCTACAGTTATTTAGGTAATCCCAATTTATTGGCAGGATACCTTTTACCAGCAGTAATTTTTAGTTTAGTGGCAATTTTTGCATGGCAAAGCTGGCTCAAAAAAGCTCTAGCATTAACAATGCTGATTGTCAATACTGCCTGCCTGATCCTGACTTTTAGTCGTGGCGGTTGGATTGGACTAGTGGTGGCAATTTTAGCTGTGATGGCATTGCTAGTTTATTGGAAAAGTCTGGAAATGCCTCCTTTTTGGCGTACTTGGTCGCTACCGATTATCTTGGGGGGTTTAATTGGGGTATTATTGCTAGCAGTAATATTTATAGATCCAGTGCAGGTTCGGGTCTTGAGTATTTTTGCCGATCGCAAAGATAGCAGTAATAATTTTCGCCGAAATGTGTGGGATGCTGTCTTTGAGATGATTCGCGATCGCCCAATTTTCGGTATTGGCCCCGGTCACAACTCTTTTAATAAAGTTTATCCTCTCTACCAACGCCCTCGTTACACTGCTTTAAGTGCTTATTCGATTTTGTTTGAAGTGACTGTAGAAACTGGATTTGTTGGTTTAGCCTTCTTTCTCTGGCTAATAATCGTTACATTTAATACGGCATTTTTGCAAGTCCGACGATTGCGACAAATCAGAAGTGGAGAGGGATTTTGGTTAATTGGGGCGATCGCTATTTTGTTGGGTATGCTAGCTCACGGCACTGTAGATACTGTCTGGTATCGTCCTGAAGTCAATACCCTCTGGTGGCTCATAGTTGCCTTAATTGCCAGTTACTGGAAACCTTTAGCTCAAAATCAGACAAGTTCATCTAACCCTGAACCAGCATTAAACTAACTTAAGTTAGTGTGTCAGTTGTTTTTATAATGAACAACTGACAACTTTTGAACGCATTTAAAAAAGGCTAGAGACAACATTTAACTTGTCTCTAGCCTTTTTTACTTAGTGGGCAGTACCAGACTCGAACTGATGACGTCCTGCTTGTAAGGCAGGCGCTCTACCAACTGAGCTAACCGCCCGTTTGTTTGACCAATCCTTAACTAATATAGCAGACCATTTCGCATTGCGCTAGTAGTTTTGGTAAAATCTTTTTTTCTCTTATACTGGCTCAGTATTCAGTTACTCAGCACGGGCTAAACGCCCCGCTATCGCTAACAGGAATTAGAATGCCCTCTGGTCGGACGCACGATCGCATTACTATGTATGCTCTGCCATTGGTGGCGGGCGTTACTTTGTGGCAGACTCGCAGTAGCAATGCGACTTTGTTGGTTGCAGGCGGGTTTCTATTTGGAGGGCTGATGTTTGGCCCCGATTTGGATATTTACTCTGTGCAATTTCAACGCTGGGGTTTCTTGCGCTGGATTTGGCTACCTTATCAAAAAAGTCTGCGGCATCGTTCTTTTTTATCCCACGGGCCGATTATTGGCACAATTCTGCGGATACTTTATCTGGGGTGTTTGCTAGCAATCTTGGCAATTTTCGTTTTGGCAATTGCCCAAAGGTTATGGAATCTGAGTTTTACTTGGCAAGATTTGGGTGGAACTGTGGGGCGATCGCTCGGGCAATACAATACTGAATATATTGCCCTGTTTTTGGGTTTGGAACTTGGTGCGATGAGTCATTCTCTTAGCGATTGGAGCGGTTCTGCATACAAGCGCTTTCAAAAACAGGGGATTCGGGGGTTGCTTCCTAGTGGCAAAATGAAGAAGCGGAAAGTTACAAGTCGCGGTAGTCGTCGAGCTACAGTTAGCAGAAAGAGCAACGGAAGAACGACAAAGGACAAAGGACAAATGACAAATGACAAATGACAAAGTTGATACTTTGGCGGCGTTGCAAGAATTGATTGAGATAGTAGCAAAATTGCGATCGCCTGATGGTGGTTGTCCGTGGGATTTGGCGCAAACTCCCGAAACGCTAACCCCTTATGTGATTGAAGAAGCTTATGAGGTGGTGGATGCAATTAAAAGTGGGGATAAAAATGCGATCGCAGAAGAGTTAGGCGATTTATTATTACAGGTGGTATTGCAAGCCCAAATTGCCAGCGAATCTGGACAATTTTCCCTCAAAGAAATAACTCAGGGGATTTCCCAAAAGTTGATTCGCCGTCACCCTCATGTCTTTGGTGATGTATCGGTGACAAGTGTGGATGAGGTGCGGCAAAATTGGGAACAAATCAAGGCTGCGGAAAAAGGCGAACCATCCCCAGAGGCGCAAAAACTTAGTGCTAAACTCGGTCGTTATGGGCGTACTCTTCCCCCGTTGACAGCAGCGATGAAGATTTCTCAAAAGGCTGCGGCGATCGGGTTTGAATGGGAAAATATTCAGGGCGTTTGGGATAAATTTCATGAAGAGTTAGGGGAGTTTCAACAGGCTTTAGCTGCGGAAACACCCGAACGACAACAAGCAGAATTAGGCGATTTACTGTTTGCAGTTATTCAGCTAGCGCGTTGGCATAATCTCGATCCTAGCGCCGGTTTGCAAGGCACAAATCAGCGATTTGTGCAGCGATTAGAAAAAATGGAGGCAGTTGTCGATCGCCCCCTTTCTGATTACAGTTTGGATGAGTTAGAAACTCTTTGGCAACAGGCAAAAGCCCAACTTGCTAATGAAAAGAGGAAGGAGTAGGGAGGCTCCTCTTCAAGATTCTTTAGGAGAAAACCACTTATCATATAACGATTGATAAGTATCATTTTCTTTTAGATTCAGTAGGGCCTGATTAATTGGTTTGCGGTAGGGACTGTTGTTAGGCATAATGATGCCGTAGCTTTCTTCACGCAAGATACTGCCAACAATCTGTACTTTCCCTTTGCCTTCATTGGCAGCATAAAACAGGAGTACAGGTGCATCAAACACCACAGCATCAGCTTTTTTTGTTTGCAAAGCATTGTAAGCTTCTTCAATTTTGGGGACTTCTAAAATTGAAATATGATGTTCTTGCAGATATGTCGCCGCTGTGCTACCCGCAGTTGTAGCCACTACCTTGCCTGGTAAATCGTTTATACTCCTGATATCGCTCTGAAGTTGCTGCACTGTTAATGAAGTAGTCGCGCTGGCTGTAAAGTAGGCGACAAAGAGGACTCCGATGAACATCCAGACTACAGCTATTAAACGTCCCAGCACTCCCTTGGGCATTTCATCGGCTTGAGTCGCTAATGTGGCAGCTGCCCACCAACAAGCTTTAAAAATGCCAGGAAAGTATGATTGAGAAATCATCCCTTCTTTGTGATTGCGCTCAGATAACCAAATAATGTGGGCTGCTAAGACAATTAGCACTAGGGCAATGCCTATTACCTGCAAGAGGCCAGTAGAGAAAAACAATTGCAAAATATTTGGAAAGGCACTGTTTTTACTATCTACGTTTCGTACCATAATTTGCAGCCCCCCAGCAAAAATGGGTAATGAGAAATCAAAATTCTGCTCGCGTTCAGATGTAATTGAGATAGCTGCAATCCCCAAGTTGACTTTGCTGTCTTTAATCGCAGAAAGCAGTTCTGGCACACTGGAATATTCAATAAATTTAGACTCTACACCGATTTGGTTAGCAATGCTGCGCCAAAGGTCGATACTGAATCCCGATAGCTCACCTTTGTTTGATAGTACAAAAGGCGGTATAACTCGTGTACCTACTAATAATGGTTGTTGGAGTTTTGGCGATTGTTGGGGTTCTGGTTTTTGGGACAGTCCTGGGGATGCTATTAATAACAATGCCAAAATTCCCCCTATTAATCCTATAGAGGTATACAGTGCTAAGGAACGCCTGGTTTTGTTTTTGCAGTCCTGTCTGTCAAAATAGCCAATCGGGTTTTTCCTCCGAGCCATAAGTTGGCGAAATCTAGTAGCGATCGCATTTATCATCAGAATTAGCTTAGGGTTTCATGCAAAGTATATTTATCATTCCCACCCCATATCAAAGATCCCATTCATCATCCCCATAAAACTGAAACCTGCATCAACAGGGTAAAATTCCGAGGGATGATTTGACCTGTTGTTCTGCTACTGTTGTTGTAACCATCAGGCCCTCCTTAAGGTAGAAAAAAATTTGCTTAAATCTACTTATTATATTTCTAGTTCTACAGCACTCTAGGTAGATTTTTTTATTAACCCTTTATTGTAACATGGAACATAGGGGCTGATATAGCTACATTGTGTTTAATTGATTTTGTAAGACTCGTGTTGGCAAGACAAACCTCTATCTTTTGAGTAATAGTTTTGAGTTCAGCTTTGAGCGTACACTTGAACTTATGTTTGCTTAATATTTCCTCTCACGTGCGCTTCTCTAGTCTTAGCAAAGTGAGCAACATGAATGTAGACGATTTTAGTCAGCAAATAGAGACATTACGCTCACGGGTGACGATATTATTGCAAAGTACTGCAAGTGAACGGTACTCACAACAAAAGCTAACAGCAGAAGCTTTTGAAGAACTGAAAATTGCTTTGGAGGAAATGAGAGTCGTCTCCGAGGAACTACAAGCAACACGAATGGTAGTAGAGAAGGAGCGTCAGCGCTACCAAGAGTTATTTGATTTTGCGCCTGATGGTTACTTGGTAACTGATATTTATGGCACTATTCTTGAAGCTAACCAAGCTACTACTGTCTTACTTAATATCTCAGAGCGATTTTTGATTCGTAAACCGTTGGTTAGTTTTATCGCCCAGTCAGATCGTCAAGCTTTTTTTGATTATCTGGCTCAGTTGCAGCATCTCGACCGGGGCGGAGAATGGGAAGTGTGTGTACAACCACGAGAAAAAGTCTGTTTTGATGTTGCTTTGACAGTAGTTACCGTCCGTAACGAGGAGTGTAAGCCAGTTGCTCTGCGCTGGCTAATGCGCGATATTACCAAGCGTAGGCGTTTAGAGTCCGAGCGAAAACTGTTATTTGCCAGCGAGCAAATTGCCCGGATTGCAGCCGAAGCGGCAGAGAGGCGCTCTAATTTTTTGGCTGAAGCAAGTCGTGTGCTGGCATCTTCCTTAGATTACCGTACAACTCTCACGAGTATGGCACAACTAGCAGTGCCTACCCTTGCCGATTGTTGCATTGTAGATGTCGTTGAAAATAATTCGGTAGCCTTTACTAACCCAGTCATCGCTGCTTCGGAACCGCAGAAAGAAGCACTAGTGCGAGAACTCCGACAACGCTATCCAATTCCTATCGATGCCGATCGTGGACTACCAAAGGTTTTACGGACTGGTAAGCCGGAACTGGTTACAGACATTCTTGAGTCTTCATTGCAGAAAAACACATGGAACCAGGAATATCTCAATTTACTGCAAGTTAAGTCTTATATGGTTGTGCCCCTGTTAGTGCGGAAACGCAAATTAGGGACAATTGTATTTGCCTCTACACAAGTAGGACGGTATTACACAATTGTAGACCTAGCAATGGCTGAAGAAGTTGCCCAACGCGCAGCTTCTGCTATTGAAAATGCACAGCTTTATCGCCAAGCCCAGGAAGCCAACCGAATTAAAGACGAATTTTTAGCGATCGTCTCTCACGAACTTCGTACACCTCTCAACTCGATGCTGGGTTGGGTTCAAGTAATCCGTAATCGAAAATTGGATGAAGCAGTTACTTCTAAGGCACTGGAGACAATCGAACGAAATGCAAAACTTCAAAGGAAACTGATTGAAGATATCCTGGATATTTCACGGATTGTACAAGGTAAAATCCGCCTAAATCTCCATAAAGTTGACCTGGTAATTGTAATTAACGCGGCGATTGAGGCTGTATATCCCACATCTGAGATTAAAGATATTCGAGTTGAATCTAAGCTTGACTTGTCAGTAGGTGAGGTTATGGGTGATGCAGAACGCCTGCAACAAATAGTCTGGAATTTGCTCTCTAACGCCGTCAAGTTTACACCTAGCGGAGGCCGAGTTGAAGTGTGTCTGGAGCAGGTAAACTCAAATGCGAAGATTTCTGTCTCTGACACAGGTAAGGGAATTAATGCTGACTTTCTACCTTATATATTTGAGCGCTTCCGTCAAGCTGATAGCACAACTACTAGAGCAGACAGTGGTTTGGGGCTGGGACTGGCAATTGTAAACCACTTAGTAGAAATGCACTCAGGCACAGTTCATGCATTTAGTGAAGGGGAAGAACGGGGAGCAACATTTACAGTCTTGTTGCCTCTAATAGAAGCGCAACCAGAGCAGTTAATTAAAGAAAGTCAAGTAAAAGTCAATAACCTCTTAGCGCTTGATGGGTTGCAAATCCTCCTTGTAGATGATAATGCCGATACTCGTGAGTTAATTGCCTTCATTCTTCAACAGTCGGGAGCGCAGGTGACATCGGTTAGCTCAGTAGGTGAAGCCTTGGAAGCACTGGTACGATTAAGACCAAATATTTTAGTCAGTGATATTGGAATGCCAGATGAGGATGGTTATTCGCTAATTCGCCAAGTGCGATCGCAAGAAGCCCTTCGTGGGGAGAAGATTCCAGCTGTAGCACTAACGGCATTTGCTAGAGATGAAGAACGCCGCCTGGCTCTGGAAGCCGGATTCCAGGTTCATCTATCTAAACCAATCGAGCCAGATAAGTTGGTGAAAGTACTGGCGAACCTAGTTAAAGGCAACCAACAATTTTAACGTATAAGTCTTAAGGTTTTTTAGCACGTAATCAGCAATTGCGTGGGTGTAGCTAGTCGTAAATATTGCTGAATTAGCAAATGTTAGGCGTAGCCAGCCGTAAGTAAGTTAGCGTTAAAAAAAGAGGCAGTTACTACCGCCTCCTTGCAAATTAAAGCTTGGGTGGATTGAGAAATGCTTTGACAGCAGCCTAGAAACTCGGCTAGCGGCTCAAAAACATAA
Protein-coding sequences here:
- a CDS encoding metal-binding protein; the encoded protein is MPSGRTHDRITMYALPLVAGVTLWQTRSSNATLLVAGGFLFGGLMFGPDLDIYSVQFQRWGFLRWIWLPYQKSLRHRSFLSHGPIIGTILRILYLGCLLAILAIFVLAIAQRLWNLSFTWQDLGGTVGRSLGQYNTEYIALFLGLELGAMSHSLSDWSGSAYKRFQKQGIRGLLPSGKMKKRKVTSRGSRRATVSRKSNGRTTKDKGQMTNDK
- the mazG gene encoding nucleoside triphosphate pyrophosphohydrolase, with protein sequence MTNDKVDTLAALQELIEIVAKLRSPDGGCPWDLAQTPETLTPYVIEEAYEVVDAIKSGDKNAIAEELGDLLLQVVLQAQIASESGQFSLKEITQGISQKLIRRHPHVFGDVSVTSVDEVRQNWEQIKAAEKGEPSPEAQKLSAKLGRYGRTLPPLTAAMKISQKAAAIGFEWENIQGVWDKFHEELGEFQQALAAETPERQQAELGDLLFAVIQLARWHNLDPSAGLQGTNQRFVQRLEKMEAVVDRPLSDYSLDELETLWQQAKAQLANEKRKE
- a CDS encoding transporter substrate-binding domain-containing protein, which gives rise to MINAIATRFRQLMARRKNPIGYFDRQDCKNKTRRSLALYTSIGLIGGILALLLIASPGLSQKPEPQQSPKLQQPLLVGTRVIPPFVLSNKGELSGFSIDLWRSIANQIGVESKFIEYSSVPELLSAIKDSKVNLGIAAISITSEREQNFDFSLPIFAGGLQIMVRNVDSKNSAFPNILQLFFSTGLLQVIGIALVLIVLAAHIIWLSERNHKEGMISQSYFPGIFKACWWAAATLATQADEMPKGVLGRLIAVVWMFIGVLFVAYFTASATTSLTVQQLQSDIRSINDLPGKVVATTAGSTAATYLQEHHISILEVPKIEEAYNALQTKKADAVVFDAPVLLFYAANEGKGKVQIVGSILREESYGIIMPNNSPYRKPINQALLNLKENDTYQSLYDKWFSPKES
- a CDS encoding hybrid sensor histidine kinase/response regulator, whose product is MNVDDFSQQIETLRSRVTILLQSTASERYSQQKLTAEAFEELKIALEEMRVVSEELQATRMVVEKERQRYQELFDFAPDGYLVTDIYGTILEANQATTVLLNISERFLIRKPLVSFIAQSDRQAFFDYLAQLQHLDRGGEWEVCVQPREKVCFDVALTVVTVRNEECKPVALRWLMRDITKRRRLESERKLLFASEQIARIAAEAAERRSNFLAEASRVLASSLDYRTTLTSMAQLAVPTLADCCIVDVVENNSVAFTNPVIAASEPQKEALVRELRQRYPIPIDADRGLPKVLRTGKPELVTDILESSLQKNTWNQEYLNLLQVKSYMVVPLLVRKRKLGTIVFASTQVGRYYTIVDLAMAEEVAQRAASAIENAQLYRQAQEANRIKDEFLAIVSHELRTPLNSMLGWVQVIRNRKLDEAVTSKALETIERNAKLQRKLIEDILDISRIVQGKIRLNLHKVDLVIVINAAIEAVYPTSEIKDIRVESKLDLSVGEVMGDAERLQQIVWNLLSNAVKFTPSGGRVEVCLEQVNSNAKISVSDTGKGINADFLPYIFERFRQADSTTTRADSGLGLGLAIVNHLVEMHSGTVHAFSEGEERGATFTVLLPLIEAQPEQLIKESQVKVNNLLALDGLQILLVDDNADTRELIAFILQQSGAQVTSVSSVGEALEALVRLRPNILVSDIGMPDEDGYSLIRQVRSQEALRGEKIPAVALTAFARDEERRLALEAGFQVHLSKPIEPDKLVKVLANLVKGNQQF